aagttgtgttgttgttattgtttttgtatttttgtatttagatAAAAATATACCAGTTGATGTCAGCATTTAAGGAATATTCCTAAACAGAGAGTGACGGTAAGAGGTACGGGCATAATTTGGTATTACGAAAGCTACACTAGTTATGGCAATGGTAACCACACCCTCCCGGTCAATGTCCCTTGAGCCCTCCCTCAATTTGGATGTAATTTGCTAGTGAAGTGAAAGAGTTTGGATCCCCATGATTACCTGGTTGTACAAGTTAGCATTCAACACTTATCCCATTTTCTATCAGTAAAGTGCATGAGTTTGGATTCGCAAGATCACCTGATCATACAAATCAGCATCCAATATGTGTCCCACTTTTTACAATTATAAGGGTGAAGAATGATTTATTTAAAAGTAAAGAGGATAGGTGTTAGTTGCTAACATAAATGATCAGGTGATTGTACGAACAGCTAATCCTTTCTCAAAGTGCACAGAATCTTCCATCTAGAGTTGTCAAACTGAATATCGATCTATAGGGGAACTCAATTAGTCATATGATAGAAAATTTGATCAGTTAATTGCAGTTTGCCAAATCGCATCTGGATCATTTTCTCTATAACCTTTAATTTCATCTGGATTGCTAAGAATCAATGGGTTTATAAGATGGGGAAAGGTTCCCAACCCGTAACAGGATATGAACATTATAAGCAAGTGGATTCTTTACTTGAATCTCCTGAACCTTTCTCCAATCCTCAACAATAAAGCCAGTGATGCCATGAACTGACTACCAAGGATTAATTCCAAACACATCAAGAATTATTGTTATTGATGGAActagcatggttttaagtatctccgataccgatacgataccctccgatacgtatcttaaatttagtcgaccgttacaatacacaccgatacgatacattgaattttttaaatcatttcgtatcgatatatatcttacaatacataccgatatgcatcaatacaccactaatacacatcgatacgatatgacatgcctcgatacgactatgaaaaatataaaattgaggtaaaatgtacgtttcggtatgtattggtacgtatcggtgagtatcgatatgtatcggtatgtatcgatcagtacgtatcagtatatatcagcacgtatcggtgaatatcgatatatatatatcgatacgtatcggcactacggtcatataatggccaatatgggtaatttttcagaaaaaaacaattttttgaagggtttttgttccaaagttgttgtcagccatatttctctctaactaaagtggaaatcaaggttgggaacaaggattttacatttatgggacaactacagaccttgaattcttagtacgataccctcaatttagtgtttatgcacaatacatattatcaatagctttttttaacaaattctttatgcaaaagtgtttaaaaaaatgtttcctatccatttatgtgtgtatctttagcgtatcttagtgtatctccgatatgatacgataccctccgatacgtatcttaattttgaccgaccgatacaatgatcgatatcgatactttaatccttggatggAAGTTTCGACTCTACATCTTTTGCAGCTGGCTTGTGTTTTATCATAAATTCCGGGATTTTGAAATGTCGTTTCATAGCAATCTCTTTTATTATTGAATGAGGCTTTCTATTtttcaatcaagaaaaaaagaagcgcATAGCCTTCCAACCTCAGCCGTGAACTCTCTAAAACCCACCAAGGATGATCAATCCAATCTTCAATCTCAACACTTCCATGGCGAGATCAAACGACCAAACTTGGCCTACAATTTGTGCTTTGTTTCCCCTCCACGTTAAATACACATCGGTCAGACCAATGTTTGGCAACAGTGCCCCTCTCCATCGTGCTCTCTGGCCGACGACATGTTGATTGTGTTCAGGTAGGGAAGATCTGACCACAACCTCCTCTTCATATTGGATGTCTTGTGGAAGCAGAGCAACGATGGCTGGAAGATCAATGAGACCCTTACCCCTTACTGCAAGAAGATAACAGTGCTAGAGAGCTTGCTATGGAACTCCATTTCAAAATCCTCAGGTTCCGAAACAGAAACAGAGACAGATATGGTGAACTTGGTGGGTCCCCTTTCTTTCTTCGAAAAATTCGCTTTTTTCCACAAATTCACACAGTGCCACAAAGCTAGCTAGCATAAATTCAAACTTTCCCTTCAAAAAGATCCCTTTGTTCCACGAATAATTGTGAGATGGTGATCACTTTCCTGCAGGAAGAGAACCCGGCCTTAAAGAGCTTCTCTAATCAGTAATGGTACACAGCTTACAGCCTTGGTTATGGAGCCTAAGGTCCACAATTGACAATTCCATCACCTGGCCCTTATTTCAAACTTGTGGGACTCACTTTTCacagcaaggaagaagaaatgatgtTGCAGAGCAGAGCATGTGATGACAGACGCGGCAAGATGGTCAAAAAAGTTCATTAAACAGTAAATAAACTTAGCCTATATGCCAAATGCCTATCAGCCTATGTAGGAAATCACGGAAGAAGCCATCATTCCAAGAATCCAAATAACCCAAAAGCAAATCCCTCCTCACCAGTTACCATCACTCTATCAGTTCTAAGATTCTCCAATCTccattttcctttctctttgaaGTTTGGTAGTTTTGAAGCTCTGCTGAAACAGTAAAACAGAGAAATGCAGGCTTGTGGAAGACTAGTATGGTCGTTCACCGTTGTGTTTGAGCTTATGTCGCTGTTAACCTTACTAAACCTGAAGCCTGTCCAAAGCCTGAGCCCACCTACTTTATGCCGCAGCCTATGCGGAGGGATACCCATAAACTACCCATTCGGTGTGGACGATGGTTGCGGTGCGCCACATTACCGGAAAATGATGAATTGCAGCGGCGATCTGTTCCTAATCACTCCGTCAGGCTCCTACAAAGTCCGATCAATCGATTACGACAAGCAGACGATGGTGATCTTCGATCCAGCGATGTCCACGTGTACAACGCTTCAGCCCCACCACGACTTCATCATGACGGAGATCCAGTCGGTGGTAATGCCACCCTCGTCGGATACCGTTTTTGCTCTCCTAAATTGCTCTATCGATTCCCCTGTTCTCAACCACTACAGCAACCTCTGTTTCAACTTCTCTGGCCACTCCTGTGATGAGCTTTACAGTGCTTGTACTTCTTTCCGAATCTTCCAACAGTTCCATTCTCTTAGCCCTCCTTCCCCTGTCACTATAACCCCCAATCCCTTCCTCTCTAACTTatcatctcctcctcctccttcttcttcaatctccCTCAATCCTCCTCCTCCCTGTTGCTTCACGGGTTACGATACAGTGAAGCTTATGAGTATGAACATACTGGACTGTACGCATTATACGACCGTGTACGATACGGACAATCTCAAGGGTGTAGGGCCACTGGACTGGTCTTATGGGATGAAGCTCACCTATACTGTCCCCAATGTCGGCTGTGACCGTTGCCAGAACACCGGTGGCACTTGCGGCTTTGATACAGAGACAGAAGGGATGCTTTGCATATGCTCAACCTCTTCTAACTCTACCAGAGATTGTGGCAACGCCTGTAAGTTCTTTTCCAGTTTCACTTCTCTGCACCGTACACCATTACTTTGTTATGCCCTGCATGATAACATTTCTGTTTGTGTTCGTTCCTGTCACGGAttaggtatcggtatcgataccGATCCGGATGCATATCGATCACTTTTCccttgttttaaaaaaatatcttctttATTACTGTTTTACAAAACAATAATGATAACCAAAACAATAATGATAACCAGTCCAGAGTCACTCCAGATCGGTCAGGTATCGATATCAGTTTTAACAATGATATTGCCAATACAATACTGATTCTTGAAACAATGATTTTTGTATTTCTAGGTATTGATGAGCAGGTAGTCAATTTAATGGACAAAGCAGTAATTTCATGtttgttaaaaataaaagaagaaagaactctACCCAGCTGTACAACTACATGCCTTGGCCATGGGGGTGCAAAAATACTATGATGCTCTGTGTTAAATATGCTTTCTTGTGCCCTTCTATTGGCATGTGCACTAGCATGTAGTGTCAATAGGGGagcattctcttgcccaaaAATAAAACATCTCTCATGTAACTTCAATTACAACTACATCCACAACCACCACTACCACTGCTGACACACCAGCACCTCTCCAGCCCTAACACCACACCACCCACTCCCACTtcctccaccaccactaccTCCACTAATTTTTTAGGtatttaatgatatttttgtaaaattttaaaagttaTACAAACAAGAAGTACTGCACATTACAAACAACTTCCTATCTGTATCTTTACCCAGAACTTAAAATTACTGTGTTACCCAATGAATTTTTTGGTCCAGAATTTTAacccagaaatagaaataccaAAAGTCATTTATAGAATAGAAACAGGAGCTCGAAACAGAAGTGTAATCATGTGAGGCATTAGATTccgtttttctttttcattctgttttctcttctttcttatcCATTTCTCGCATCGATCTCCTTTATCCCTGGGACATCTTCATTATCGTTTTGAACTTTAAACAGAtcggggaaaagaaaaagttccGAAAACTGGTAAGATTTTTTTCTTGTCCTTtaccttttcattttttaaggacttaaataagattttttttcttaaccttGTTTATCAGTGGGAGGAGGCAACATGAGCGCAGGCGGAAACTGGGGGCCTAAACAAACTCCATTGACGATATTCCAACTGCTTATTTTGGCGTTCGGAGCACTGTTTAACATGAACTTATGGCATGTCTATGTGGTGTAATTTAAAACGTTTAATGGATTATTTCTCTCTGTGTTACTTGGAAATTATTCATCATTGGTACAGAAGGTGACCAAAATTGATTAACTTTAGTATTGGTTGATAATTTGTCTATAGATAAGTGTAGTTTGTTCCAGTGTTTAACCTATGCTTGTGTTACAAAAGATGAGAGAACCTCAAAGCTACATTTGGtatcattcccattcccattcccattccCGTTCCCATAATGAAACCTGAAACCAATCTGGTTAGTTTACTACCAGccattttctatcaaaaatgaaaattttgatcaaACATTCTCTCATGTAACGTGAAAAACAACAAAACTGATCCAAAAAACGCATCTTAcctttaattttaataaaaagagggagagggataggcataCCACCCATTTGCAATGAACTAATGGTgtaaccatagttagcaaaaatggggacgaaaaaaaaagaaaagaaatggacgGTACAGGTTTTAACAGTAAAATTTTTCGAATGATACGGCcaaataagggtaaaaaaaactGATAAAAATCGAAAAAAGgatggtatgggttttaaatgtgtagattttaaacaaacgGGACTAAAAAAACGATAGTGTACTCATATAAATTAgggaattattatatgaatatctgcATCTACTGTTCAAAACAGctacaatatctaacattaatgcctaTACATCACAtatctcattataagttttaagacatatcattgaatatcatccaacataaattctaaattcatacaccacacatgcccaaagtcttattgagcaatctGTTTAGGTTATGGTGTTGTTCATTATTGTCAatatagtcaacacactcttgaagtgatatatgttcagtttgagttaAGAGTCATCACttgagaaatatttttcaacaaatacgtcagtttatagctcaatttcgAAGTctgtgaattgaatttgagttaaaagtaatcataaaaaatatagtccATTGCGCCAGCTTCAAGCTGGTAAAAGAATCAGGTCAATCAGAGTTCGGGAAAGAGATATAtagtcaattaagtagacattatgttcaaaaatcaagtcttaaaaaacgtgttttaaacatgtttagaatGGGAATGCTTAAAGTTTGctttttttaagtatatttGGGAAACATACAgcaaaacgtgttttaaacagtaaaaaacagaaacgcgtttaaaactccacgtttttgctaacaatgggtTGAACTAATAGCAGGAGCATGGGACAATATCATACAAGAAGGGTAAGGGTCATttcaaaggaaaagagaaaaacacaAGGCAATAACTTACAGTAAGTAGTGTGCCCAACCAACAACAACCAAagcttatcccaacttaatagggttgTACATGAAAGTTCCAAATAAGGGCAAACACAAAAAGATTGATTggttatgactaattataataaaGTGTCAATTGTCCATAACACACCACTGTTGATCAACCATATACTTATTACAACAGACTATAATAAAGTACCGACTATAACATCCCATAAATCCAAGAATATTGCTTTCAA
This Macadamia integrifolia cultivar HAES 741 chromosome 10, SCU_Mint_v3, whole genome shotgun sequence DNA region includes the following protein-coding sequences:
- the LOC122090706 gene encoding uncharacterized protein LOC122090706 isoform X2, whose translation is MQACGRLVWSFTVVFELMSLLTLLNLKPVQSLSPPTLCRSLCGGIPINYPFGVDDGCGAPHYRKMMNCSGDLFLITPSGSYKVRSIDYDKQTMVIFDPAMSTCTTLQPHHDFIMTEIQSVVMPPSSDTVFALLNCSIDSPVLNHYSNLCFNFSGHSCDELYSACTSFRIFQQFHSLSPPSPVTITPNPFLSNLSSPPPPSSSISLNPPPPCCFTGYDTVKLMSMNILDCTHYTTVYDTDNLKGVGPLDWSYGMKLTYTVPNVGCDRCQNTGGTCGFDTETEGMLCICSTSSNSTRDCGNALGGGNMSAGGNWGPKQTPLTIFQLLILAFGALFNMNLWHVYVV
- the LOC122090706 gene encoding uncharacterized protein LOC122090706 isoform X1, which translates into the protein MQACGRLVWSFTVVFELMSLLTLLNLKPVQSLSPPTLCRSLCGGIPINYPFGVDDGCGAPHYRKMMNCSGDLFLITPSGSYKVRSIDYDKQTMVIFDPAMSTCTTLQPHHDFIMTEIQSVVMPPSSDTVFALLNCSIDSPVLNHYSNLCFNFSGHSCDELYSACTSFRIFQQFHSLSPPSPVTITPNPFLSNLSSPPPPSSSISLNPPPPCCFTGYDTVKLMSMNILDCTHYTTVYDTDNLKGVGPLDWSYGMKLTYTVPNVGCDRCQNTGGTCGFDTETEGMLCICSTSSNSTRDCGNAYRGKEKVPKTVGGGNMSAGGNWGPKQTPLTIFQLLILAFGALFNMNLWHVYVV